The DNA window GGCAATGTGAAGAAATTGACCGGGATGATATTTGTATTTCCCGCTTAAGGAAGCGAACTCGAGGGTATAAATACCTTCTAAAGGGTTAATTATTGAGATAAGCTCTGATTTATATTTTTTTTGTAACATACGAATTGTACAAATTTTTACGAATTACACGAACGTGCTAATTGACAATTCGTTTATAGGTTAAGGATGGAGCGCCAAAATTTACTAAAATACCTAATTTGAATTGGGTTGCTGTTACGTTGTTCACTGTTTGAAGGTGATCGGCCTCGATTAGAAATTTGGTGGCTTTCAGTTCAATAATTATCGCATTAAAACAGACAAAATCAGCAATGAAATATTTTTTCAACGGCTGATCATCATA is part of the Bacteroidales bacterium genome and encodes:
- a CDS encoding GxxExxY protein, with amino-acid sequence MTEILYREESYKIIGACMEVHKKLGSGFLESVYSEALELEFKKVSIPYEREKKLPVFYDDQPLKKYFIADFVCFNAIIIELKATKFLIEADHLQTVNNVTATQFKLGILVNFGAPSLTYKRIVN